One Maribacter cobaltidurans genomic window carries:
- a CDS encoding Fur family transcriptional regulator, which translates to MTKTEKILSNHGIRPTQMRSKIYRYLRRKQSAVSFSDLKKVFAEKSETNKTANRTTFYRNLKIFEDKGLIHQINDGTGVAKFAISDENTKSKYGTDLHLHFHCTECKKTICLPNKIPEENLPSDYKINDVNLVLKGICVKCKEK; encoded by the coding sequence ATGACCAAAACGGAAAAAATATTGTCAAATCACGGTATTCGCCCTACTCAAATGAGGTCCAAGATATACAGGTATCTGAGGAGGAAGCAAAGTGCCGTGTCCTTTTCCGATTTAAAAAAGGTCTTTGCCGAAAAGAGCGAAACCAATAAAACAGCAAACAGAACGACCTTTTATCGCAACCTTAAGATTTTTGAGGATAAAGGACTAATTCATCAGATTAATGATGGTACGGGCGTAGCAAAATTTGCGATTTCTGATGAAAATACAAAAAGTAAATACGGTACGGATTTACATCTGCATTTTCATTGTACCGAATGTAAGAAAACAATCTGTTTGCCAAATAAAATACCGGAAGAAAATTTACCAAGTGATTATAAAATAAACGATGTCAACTTGGTATTAAAAGGGATATGCGTGAAATGTAAGGAAAAATAA
- a CDS encoding zinc-ribbon domain-containing protein → MGFLKHLFRGFQNGGHHSRGHHNKRGYGYREDSSDAKVMIRCTACGEKNDENAAFCKKCGSPLGKSNCSNCNESVPVEAKFCPNCGTERINK, encoded by the coding sequence ATGGGATTTTTAAAACATTTATTTCGAGGCTTTCAAAACGGAGGCCATCATTCCCGTGGGCATCACAATAAACGCGGTTATGGCTATAGGGAAGATAGTTCAGATGCAAAGGTTATGATTCGTTGCACAGCCTGTGGTGAGAAAAATGATGAAAATGCAGCCTTTTGTAAAAAGTGCGGTTCACCTTTAGGCAAGTCCAACTGCAGCAATTGTAACGAGAGTGTGCCAGTCGAAGCAAAATTTTGTCCTAATTGCGGTACTGAACGCATCAATAAATAA
- a CDS encoding SpoIIAA family protein, which yields MLQILNLKQENLVAAKISGKLTEKDMEKIHPLIHNIIEKGHKVDFYFEMEDFEGYTLKGFWEDLKIDSAHLGDYGKMAFVGNKKWQEWAAKATDFFIKSEVKFFDIKNKEQAMTWVSTKG from the coding sequence ATGTTACAGATCTTAAATTTAAAGCAAGAGAACCTTGTTGCCGCTAAAATCAGCGGAAAACTTACGGAAAAGGATATGGAAAAGATACATCCGCTCATCCACAACATCATTGAAAAAGGCCATAAAGTGGATTTCTATTTTGAAATGGAAGATTTTGAAGGCTATACCCTTAAAGGCTTTTGGGAAGACCTAAAGATTGATTCGGCACACTTGGGAGATTATGGCAAGATGGCTTTTGTGGGCAACAAAAAATGGCAGGAATGGGCCGCGAAGGCAACTGATTTTTTCATAAAGTCTGAAGTTAAATTTTTTGATATTAAAAATAAAGAGCAGGCAATGACCTGGGTCTCAACAAAAGGATGA
- a CDS encoding SpoIIAA family protein, with amino-acid sequence MIAIYKKDQILYTIADQELDADDGATLVKALNEHLKSNELAAWYMEMEPRKKGVKKSSGERLDISFPEEARLKKIALVGEKTWQERFTESLLPFSEAHIKYFGPEDGNMANNWLEQTSNSNSN; translated from the coding sequence ATGATAGCAATCTATAAAAAAGACCAAATCTTATATACCATCGCAGATCAAGAGCTGGATGCCGATGATGGGGCGACCTTAGTCAAGGCCCTGAATGAACATTTGAAAAGCAATGAACTGGCCGCTTGGTATATGGAAATGGAGCCTCGCAAAAAAGGAGTGAAGAAAAGCAGCGGTGAGAGGTTGGATATTTCCTTTCCCGAAGAAGCACGGCTTAAGAAAATAGCCTTGGTGGGCGAAAAAACATGGCAAGAACGGTTTACCGAATCGCTATTGCCGTTTAGTGAAGCCCACATAAAATATTTCGGACCTGAAGATGGAAACATGGCCAACAACTGGCTCGAACAAACAAGCAATAGCAATAGTAACTGA
- a CDS encoding heavy metal translocating P-type ATPase produces MKKKKLQLRELKGKQSTVISASEKKLKTYLPAIFSFVMLIVGIAIDYFDAFPFFKGWVRIVWYTVAYIPVGFPVIKEGWESIKNGDFFTEFFLMSIATLGAFAIGEYPEGVAVMLFYAVGELFQNAAVNRAKGNIRALLDARPDEALVYRNGDFVSVNPETVNIGEKIQVRVGEKIPLDGKLLSNKASLNTAAITGESKPDTITQNEKVFAGSINLDGVIEVETTKKFKDSSIARILEMVQNATARKSKTELFIRKFARIYTPIVVFLAIALTLLPYFFVDEYVFRDWLYRALIFLVISCPCALVISIPLGYFGGLGAASRNGILFKGASFLDAMTKVNTVVMDKTGTVTKGVFKIKEVINTSAFAEVEFMKYLMAMEEQSTHPIAKAILEYKADGTDFKASEVSEVAGKGLKGTVNHKQVLVGNKALMTSNSVDIPPETDVIVESIVMVAIDGKFAGYVTIADELKEDAHHTIQQIREAGIAKIIMLSGDKDSITQQVAKELNIDWAKGGLLPEDKLNEVEKLKEQPESTVAFMGDGINDAPVLAASDVGIAMGGLGSDVAIETADVIIQTDQPSRMARGIQIGRSTRRIVWQNIGLAFGVKGIFLILGAIGLATMWEAVFADVGVSFVAILNAIRLQKMNWK; encoded by the coding sequence ATGAAAAAGAAAAAACTACAGCTACGGGAGCTAAAAGGGAAACAGTCCACTGTAATTTCAGCAAGCGAAAAAAAGCTCAAAACCTATTTACCGGCAATTTTCAGCTTTGTGATGCTCATAGTTGGTATTGCCATTGACTATTTCGATGCCTTTCCTTTCTTTAAGGGATGGGTCAGGATTGTGTGGTACACGGTGGCTTACATCCCTGTTGGCTTTCCCGTCATCAAGGAGGGATGGGAAAGTATTAAAAATGGCGATTTCTTTACAGAATTTTTCCTGATGTCCATCGCAACCTTGGGAGCATTTGCCATAGGCGAATATCCAGAGGGTGTTGCCGTGATGTTGTTCTATGCCGTGGGCGAACTGTTCCAAAATGCTGCCGTAAACCGTGCCAAAGGAAACATTAGGGCGCTTCTGGATGCACGACCGGACGAGGCATTGGTCTATCGTAATGGGGACTTCGTTTCCGTCAATCCCGAAACGGTCAATATTGGCGAGAAGATACAGGTACGGGTGGGCGAAAAAATCCCGTTGGATGGCAAACTGTTATCAAACAAAGCATCGCTCAATACAGCTGCCATTACTGGCGAAAGCAAACCCGACACCATAACACAGAACGAAAAAGTCTTTGCGGGAAGCATCAATCTCGACGGTGTCATCGAAGTAGAAACCACCAAGAAATTCAAGGACAGTTCCATCGCCCGTATTCTGGAGATGGTACAGAATGCCACGGCCCGGAAATCGAAGACCGAATTATTTATCAGGAAGTTTGCACGGATTTATACGCCTATCGTGGTTTTCCTTGCTATCGCGCTCACTTTGTTACCATACTTTTTTGTCGATGAATATGTGTTTAGGGATTGGCTATACCGAGCTTTAATTTTCTTGGTGATTTCCTGCCCTTGTGCCTTGGTCATTTCCATTCCACTGGGCTATTTCGGCGGTCTGGGTGCGGCATCGCGCAACGGAATCCTGTTCAAAGGTGCATCCTTTCTCGATGCAATGACCAAAGTGAATACTGTGGTGATGGACAAAACCGGAACCGTTACCAAAGGGGTCTTTAAGATTAAGGAAGTGATAAATACATCCGCTTTTGCGGAAGTGGAATTTATGAAATACCTGATGGCGATGGAAGAACAATCTACCCACCCCATTGCAAAGGCAATTCTGGAATACAAGGCGGACGGTACTGATTTTAAGGCATCCGAAGTTTCTGAAGTTGCCGGTAAGGGATTAAAAGGCACGGTCAACCATAAGCAGGTCTTGGTCGGCAACAAAGCATTGATGACTTCCAATAGTGTTGATATTCCCCCTGAAACCGATGTGATAGTCGAATCTATAGTGATGGTCGCCATCGATGGAAAATTCGCAGGCTATGTGACCATTGCCGATGAACTTAAGGAAGACGCACATCACACCATTCAACAGATTCGGGAGGCCGGAATAGCTAAAATCATAATGCTCTCAGGAGACAAGGATTCCATAACCCAACAAGTTGCCAAGGAACTGAATATTGATTGGGCCAAAGGCGGCTTGCTACCCGAAGATAAGCTCAACGAGGTCGAAAAGCTCAAGGAACAACCTGAATCCACGGTAGCATTTATGGGCGACGGCATCAACGATGCACCCGTGCTTGCAGCCAGTGATGTGGGTATTGCAATGGGTGGTTTGGGCAGCGATGTGGCCATAGAGACCGCAGACGTTATCATCCAGACCGACCAGCCGAGCAGGATGGCCCGAGGAATCCAAATTGGACGCTCAACACGCCGTATCGTATGGCAAAATATTGGTCTTGCTTTTGGGGTAAAAGGGATTTTTCTCATTTTGGGTGCCATCGGTTTGGCTACGATGTGGGAGGCTGTGTTTGCCGATGTAGGTGTTTCGTTCGTTGCCATTCTCAATGCAATACGTTTGCAAAAAATGAATTGGAAATAG
- a CDS encoding AlbA family DNA-binding domain-containing protein: protein MQRRKIGIWLLAGFAFGVFILQPLGLSLFLFDRSGDSGHWPSYLGEAFETVWGFTDVDQVLKNLLFGILGSSLALMVFFRKKIFQLNRKRMDGQTLLELIKKGENDLVEFKSSLRWDLRQSKVNKQLEFVIIKTIAGFMNTNGGNLLIGVDDNGNILGLNQDFDTLKKPDTDGFEQYLMQLVSLKVGAHLCMAVNVSFYRYGENDVCYIEIAPAKIPVYLSQDGRSRFYIRTGNATHELDLPEAILYLGKEKALYN, encoded by the coding sequence ATGCAAAGAAGAAAAATAGGGATATGGCTTTTGGCAGGCTTTGCCTTTGGGGTCTTTATACTGCAACCCTTGGGCCTATCCCTTTTTCTCTTTGACCGGTCGGGCGATTCCGGTCACTGGCCAAGCTATCTTGGCGAGGCTTTTGAAACCGTATGGGGTTTTACCGATGTTGACCAAGTCCTTAAAAACCTGTTGTTCGGAATATTGGGAAGCAGCCTTGCCTTGATGGTCTTTTTCAGAAAAAAGATTTTTCAACTGAACAGGAAACGGATGGATGGGCAAACCCTGCTGGAACTCATTAAAAAAGGCGAGAATGATTTGGTGGAGTTCAAATCAAGTCTGCGATGGGATTTACGTCAATCCAAAGTGAATAAACAGTTGGAATTTGTAATTATCAAGACCATAGCGGGTTTTATGAACACCAACGGTGGTAATTTGCTTATAGGAGTAGACGATAACGGCAACATCCTCGGTCTAAACCAGGATTTTGACACCTTGAAAAAACCTGACACAGATGGTTTTGAGCAATACCTGATGCAGTTGGTATCTCTGAAAGTGGGTGCCCATTTGTGTATGGCAGTAAATGTATCTTTTTACAGATATGGAGAAAATGACGTGTGCTACATAGAAATAGCCCCGGCCAAAATACCGGTCTATCTAAGTCAGGACGGGAGGTCACGGTTTTATATACGCACAGGCAATGCCACGCACGAACTCGATTTGCCCGAAGCCATCTTGTACTTAGGAAAAGAGAAGGCACTTTATAATTAA
- a CDS encoding bestrophin family protein, giving the protein MLLNKRISIWSFLKYIKYDILFIVFYAITMGILDQFGFLSKISIPIAVTGVFGTAVALLLGFRTNQAYERWWEARIIWGAIVNDSRTLVRQGITFYDRQDSQYEFRIKEIVLRQIVWCYALGESLRKVDFSPKVAGYLKIQDINDQNVPNAILLKHSEALAIAKKENQVNDYQQVQIDSTIARLCDSMGKCERIKNTVFPKAHSLLIHLIIYVFATMLPFGLSDNYLSVEIGLTVAIPIIFIAIEKTSILMQDPFENNPMDTPMTDLAQTIEINLKEMTGDDDIPEKKKPETYYVL; this is encoded by the coding sequence ATGCTCTTAAATAAACGGATATCCATCTGGTCCTTTCTTAAATATATTAAATATGACATTTTATTTATTGTGTTTTATGCCATAACTATGGGTATTTTAGACCAATTCGGTTTTCTAAGTAAAATTTCGATACCTATAGCCGTTACAGGGGTTTTCGGGACTGCTGTGGCACTACTGTTAGGTTTCAGGACCAATCAAGCCTATGAACGCTGGTGGGAAGCCCGTATTATTTGGGGCGCCATTGTCAACGACTCTCGTACTTTGGTACGACAGGGCATAACCTTTTATGACCGGCAGGATAGTCAGTATGAATTTAGGATTAAAGAAATAGTTTTACGACAAATTGTGTGGTGCTATGCACTGGGTGAGTCCTTAAGGAAAGTGGACTTTTCCCCTAAGGTAGCTGGCTATTTAAAAATTCAGGACATTAATGACCAAAATGTTCCCAATGCTATACTATTAAAGCATTCAGAAGCATTGGCAATTGCAAAAAAGGAAAACCAAGTGAACGACTATCAGCAAGTACAGATAGATAGTACAATCGCTAGGTTATGCGATTCAATGGGCAAATGCGAAAGGATTAAAAACACGGTATTCCCCAAGGCACATAGCCTGTTGATCCACCTCATCATTTATGTATTTGCCACAATGCTTCCATTCGGCCTGTCTGATAATTACCTCTCTGTGGAAATTGGGCTTACCGTCGCTATCCCTATCATCTTTATAGCCATTGAGAAAACATCAATTTTAATGCAGGATCCGTTTGAAAACAACCCAATGGACACACCAATGACCGATTTGGCCCAAACTATAGAAATTAATCTAAAGGAGATGACAGGTGATGATGACATCCCCGAGAAAAAGAAACCTGAAACATATTACGTTTTATAA
- a CDS encoding SHOCT domain-containing protein produces MMDDWYFGGMHWIWWGLWIILIFWIFLIPYPTPGQKNRKDRAMEALRERYARGEIDEEEFEKRKTFLLKDKK; encoded by the coding sequence ATGATGGACGATTGGTATTTTGGGGGAATGCACTGGATATGGTGGGGGTTATGGATAATCCTCATCTTCTGGATATTCCTGATTCCCTACCCCACACCGGGACAGAAAAACAGAAAGGACAGGGCAATGGAAGCCCTGAGGGAGCGGTACGCCCGCGGCGAAATCGACGAAGAGGAGTTTGAGAAACGCAAGACGTTCCTGTTAAAGGACAAAAAATAA
- a CDS encoding efflux RND transporter periplasmic adaptor subunit, producing MKNILLVSTVLLTLMFLSCNDAPKSELGHNETEGVSKTEAPGEDAHGEEGHEGEEGEEGVVAISKQQAETIGLETKPLEERNLGNNIKVTGTLELFPQDRANISPFIGGNVSSIKVVPGNIVRKGQVLAYIEHPDIIAMQQEYQEKNDELVFLKQDFERKKTLYDKGVSSGKEFQMAQSKFRSTTSSVNGLKSKLRLLGLDPSKVAEGEIYSAIPIITPISGYVGEVMVSLGDYVAPQSKMFSISDNSKIYVNFKVYEKDIKQVKEGQQIYFSTASKPNELLKATVRSIGQTFESDPKAIEVLADIENKDKDLLPGMYVEGRIVQGEKSGFAVPEEAIVQEGEQSYIFIVDEDEEPVENKMKYKRIPVSTGVNDLGFVEVNLPAGTPENIKIVTNGAYTLSSEMVKGELEHGH from the coding sequence ATGAAGAATATACTATTAGTTAGTACCGTATTATTGACACTTATGTTTCTGAGCTGTAACGATGCCCCAAAATCCGAGCTTGGGCATAACGAAACTGAAGGCGTATCAAAAACCGAAGCACCTGGAGAAGATGCGCATGGCGAAGAAGGCCACGAAGGGGAAGAAGGGGAAGAAGGTGTTGTAGCAATCTCAAAACAACAGGCCGAAACCATCGGTCTGGAAACGAAACCTCTGGAGGAACGTAATTTAGGGAACAACATTAAGGTAACAGGAACACTCGAACTCTTCCCACAGGACAGGGCAAACATTAGTCCCTTTATTGGTGGAAATGTTAGCTCGATCAAGGTAGTACCGGGCAACATTGTGCGCAAGGGACAGGTGTTGGCCTATATAGAACACCCGGATATCATCGCCATGCAACAGGAATACCAGGAAAAGAATGACGAACTGGTATTTTTAAAGCAGGATTTTGAGCGCAAAAAGACCCTCTATGACAAAGGGGTTTCCTCTGGCAAGGAATTCCAAATGGCGCAATCCAAATTTCGTTCCACCACTTCCAGTGTAAACGGCCTAAAGTCCAAACTACGCTTGTTGGGACTGGACCCTTCCAAAGTGGCCGAAGGGGAGATCTATTCTGCCATCCCCATTATTACGCCCATTAGTGGCTATGTGGGCGAAGTAATGGTAAGCCTGGGCGATTATGTGGCCCCACAATCCAAAATGTTCTCGATAAGCGATAATTCAAAAATCTATGTCAATTTCAAAGTATATGAAAAGGACATCAAGCAGGTCAAGGAAGGGCAACAGATATATTTTTCAACAGCCTCAAAACCTAATGAATTGTTAAAGGCCACCGTGCGTTCCATAGGCCAGACGTTTGAGAGCGATCCCAAGGCCATAGAGGTATTGGCAGATATTGAAAATAAGGACAAAGACCTTTTGCCCGGAATGTATGTGGAGGGAAGAATCGTGCAAGGAGAAAAATCAGGCTTTGCTGTTCCCGAGGAAGCCATTGTCCAGGAAGGTGAACAGTCTTATATCTTCATCGTGGATGAGGATGAAGAACCTGTTGAAAATAAAATGAAATATAAACGCATCCCCGTGAGTACGGGGGTCAACGATCTGGGCTTTGTAGAAGTTAACCTGCCTGCAGGAACACCCGAAAATATCAAAATAGTAACAAATGGAGCCTATACCCTTTCTTCGGAAATGGTTAAAGGCGAATTGGAGCACGGACATTAA
- a CDS encoding SpoIIAA family protein codes for MLQITDIKSENVVTTKASGKLNQYDFEKIHPLIHSILEKGLKVRWYFEMNDFQGWHIDGLWKDFSKDVDHEKEYEKIALVGEKKWRKWATQFMKPFCNAEIKYFGSDQKQEAKIWIESD; via the coding sequence ATGTTACAGATTACAGACATAAAGAGCGAAAATGTGGTTACCACAAAGGCTAGCGGTAAACTCAACCAGTACGACTTTGAAAAAATACATCCGCTTATCCATAGTATTCTTGAAAAAGGATTAAAGGTTCGGTGGTATTTTGAGATGAACGATTTTCAAGGCTGGCATATAGATGGGCTATGGAAAGATTTCTCTAAAGATGTTGACCACGAAAAGGAGTATGAAAAAATAGCATTGGTCGGCGAAAAAAAGTGGCGAAAGTGGGCCACCCAATTTATGAAACCATTTTGCAATGCCGAAATCAAATATTTTGGTTCAGACCAAAAACAGGAAGCCAAAATATGGATTGAAAGTGACTGA
- a CDS encoding Fur family transcriptional regulator, protein MEKIVKKLESKGIRPTPMRLLTYKKLLQSEVAISLGELENFFEISERSTLFRTMKTFEEKGIVHQIEDGTGIMKYALCEEDCECEVGNDLHLHFHCTRCNETVCLTDRKIPQVNLPQGYMAEDINLVVTGVCNKCNGNLE, encoded by the coding sequence ATGGAAAAAATTGTCAAAAAACTGGAAAGCAAGGGAATACGGCCCACACCGATGCGACTGTTGACCTATAAAAAGTTACTGCAAAGCGAGGTAGCCATCAGTTTGGGAGAGCTAGAGAATTTTTTCGAGATATCCGAAAGGAGCACCCTTTTCCGGACGATGAAAACATTTGAGGAAAAAGGCATCGTACATCAGATAGAGGATGGTACGGGCATTATGAAATATGCGCTCTGTGAGGAAGACTGTGAATGTGAGGTGGGCAACGACCTGCACCTGCATTTTCATTGCACTAGGTGCAACGAGACCGTTTGTTTGACCGACCGTAAAATCCCGCAGGTAAACCTGCCCCAAGGATATATGGCAGAGGATATCAATCTGGTCGTAACGGGAGTATGCAATAAATGCAATGGCAATTTGGAGTAA
- a CDS encoding heavy metal translocating P-type ATPase, producing the protein MKDKEKHSKGDGHNHDHGGIFGKNTELYFAILSGVTLITGFLLEKYTGVSANIPFGLYIAAYFFGGYFTLKEAITKVSKGEFEIDFLMLVAAAGAAYLGEWAEGALLLFLFSLGHALENYAMGKAKKSIAALTDLAPKTALLKKDDDTVEVGIEELQIGDTIVVRPNSKISADGVIVKGNSSIDQSPITGESVPVDKTPIENPDKEYTAKSDIPDENRVFSGTINGNNTLEIKVIKEAKDSTLNRLVTMVQEAQDQKSPTQLLTDKFERYYVPSVILLVILLNFAFLVIDETWNESLYRSLAVLVAASPCALAISTPSAVLSGVARAARGGVLIKGGRPLEDLGVLTALAFDKTGTLTEGKPKLTDVESFGNIDKNELLEIAIAVEELSDHPLAKAVVRDGMERLGKDTKIPDADDLEAVQGKGIKANYQGNSIYIGNLELFEDIDKGVPSDVSEKVRALEGEGKTTMLIKRGDEFIGMLGLMDTPREKAKETLAQLKEIGIKKMIMLTGDNQKVADAVAEEIGLTEARGSLLPEEKVEAIKKLAEQENKLAMVGDGVNDAPAMANSTVGIAMGAAGSDVALETADIALMADKLETLPFAIGLSRKAKAIIRQNLWVSLGVVAFLIPATIMSWASIGIAVAVHEGSTLVVVVNALSLLAYRK; encoded by the coding sequence ATGAAAGACAAGGAAAAACACAGCAAAGGCGATGGCCACAATCACGACCACGGCGGCATCTTCGGCAAAAACACGGAGCTCTATTTTGCAATTTTAAGTGGGGTCACACTAATTACAGGTTTCCTGTTGGAAAAATATACAGGGGTTTCAGCTAACATCCCTTTTGGGCTCTATATTGCAGCCTATTTTTTTGGAGGTTATTTTACCCTAAAGGAGGCCATTACCAAAGTGTCCAAAGGCGAATTTGAAATCGATTTCCTGATGCTGGTCGCAGCTGCAGGAGCCGCCTATTTGGGCGAATGGGCAGAAGGTGCCTTGTTGCTCTTCCTTTTCAGTCTGGGTCACGCACTGGAAAACTACGCAATGGGCAAGGCAAAAAAGTCCATTGCAGCGTTAACAGACCTTGCGCCTAAAACCGCACTATTAAAGAAGGATGACGATACCGTTGAAGTCGGTATAGAAGAGTTACAGATAGGTGATACTATCGTGGTACGCCCCAACAGTAAAATATCTGCTGATGGTGTTATTGTAAAGGGCAATAGTAGTATAGACCAGTCACCCATTACCGGGGAAAGCGTTCCGGTGGACAAAACACCAATAGAAAATCCCGATAAGGAATATACAGCAAAAAGCGATATTCCCGACGAGAACCGTGTTTTTTCAGGAACCATCAATGGCAACAACACCCTCGAAATAAAGGTGATTAAAGAGGCAAAAGATTCTACCCTCAACCGCTTGGTCACTATGGTTCAAGAGGCCCAGGACCAAAAATCGCCCACACAATTATTGACCGACAAGTTTGAGCGGTACTACGTGCCATCGGTAATCTTATTGGTCATACTATTGAATTTTGCTTTCCTGGTCATTGATGAAACGTGGAATGAAAGCCTGTACCGTTCCCTGGCGGTACTTGTGGCAGCCAGTCCTTGTGCCTTGGCTATATCTACGCCATCTGCTGTATTGAGTGGTGTGGCAAGAGCAGCACGAGGCGGGGTTTTGATAAAAGGCGGTCGCCCCTTGGAAGACTTAGGGGTACTTACCGCTCTCGCTTTTGACAAAACGGGAACACTTACCGAAGGAAAACCAAAACTTACCGATGTCGAAAGTTTTGGCAACATAGATAAAAATGAACTGTTGGAAATTGCTATTGCGGTTGAGGAACTGAGCGACCATCCCCTGGCAAAGGCAGTTGTAAGGGATGGGATGGAGCGGCTTGGGAAGGACACCAAGATTCCGGATGCCGATGATTTGGAGGCCGTACAGGGCAAGGGCATAAAGGCAAACTATCAAGGGAATTCCATTTACATAGGCAATCTTGAGCTTTTTGAGGATATTGATAAAGGTGTTCCCAGCGATGTATCAGAAAAGGTAAGAGCACTTGAAGGGGAAGGAAAGACCACGATGCTAATAAAAAGGGGCGATGAATTTATAGGGATGCTCGGGCTGATGGACACCCCACGGGAAAAAGCCAAGGAAACCCTGGCCCAACTAAAGGAAATAGGCATCAAGAAAATGATAATGCTTACGGGCGACAACCAGAAAGTGGCCGACGCTGTAGCCGAGGAAATCGGGTTGACCGAAGCACGCGGAAGCCTGCTTCCCGAAGAAAAAGTGGAGGCCATCAAAAAACTTGCGGAACAGGAAAATAAACTGGCAATGGTGGGCGATGGTGTTAATGATGCACCTGCTATGGCAAACAGTACCGTTGGTATTGCAATGGGTGCAGCGGGAAGCGACGTGGCTTTAGAGACAGCAGATATAGCGCTGATGGCCGATAAACTGGAAACCCTACCCTTTGCCATTGGTTTGAGCAGAAAAGCAAAAGCTATTATCAGGCAAAACTTATGGGTAAGTTTGGGGGTTGTAGCCTTTTTAATCCCTGCGACCATAATGAGCTGGGCAAGTATCGGCATAGCCGTGGCGGTTCACGAAGGCTCTACGTTGGTAGTGGTGGTCAATGCATTGAGCTTGCTCGCCTATAGGAAATAA
- a CDS encoding P-II family nitrogen regulator, with amino-acid sequence MKEIKAFVKPNRIQRVIEALSDNGFKSMTLSQAEGTGAFKAKGARPSLDFNITDSPVVKVELVCQNEEAQAAIDIITENGKTPDPGDGIIYLSDIEDAFQIKTGKSLKRYDL; translated from the coding sequence ATGAAAGAAATAAAAGCATTTGTAAAACCGAACAGGATACAAAGGGTCATCGAAGCCCTTAGCGATAACGGTTTTAAAAGTATGACGCTCTCACAAGCAGAGGGCACCGGGGCGTTCAAGGCAAAAGGAGCAAGACCCTCCCTTGATTTTAATATTACCGATAGCCCGGTGGTAAAAGTGGAGTTGGTATGCCAAAATGAGGAAGCACAAGCGGCAATCGATATTATTACGGAAAACGGTAAAACGCCCGACCCAGGGGACGGTATCATCTATTTATCGGATATAGAGGATGCCTTCCAGATCAAAACAGGAAAATCCCTTAAACGCTACGATCTGTAA